TTGGTCTTTGGAATTTGAAAAGACTAGTGATTGGTGACTTGATTTAAGAACGTTTCAGGTCTGCAAGTAAACGATGGATCTCAGAACAACCTACATACTTTTGTTCTCACTTGTTGCACTCACCGGTGCTGTACCAGTGAAATATCTCGATTGTGGTAAGTTAAAATCCAGCGCTTCAAAATGCATTGGgtgtgtgctgtactgtgatacCATATTTAAATACTTGGTGTCCTGTTGTTGATTTTCTAGTTGCCAGTTAGGCTTGTTGTGTCTTTTTCTAAACTAAAATGTCTTAAGTAGTCTAAGTCTCCTCTTATCCTCCCTTCAGGGTCTGCTGTTGGTAAAGTGTCCATGGTCGACATAAACCCTTGTCCCACACAACCATGCCAGCTCCACAAAGGACAATCATATGCTGTCAACGTGACCTTCAGCAGTGGTATATTGTATTTGCATACAATATTGCTCTTCGTGAGAGCTAAAATaccatcaacccccccccccccccctcgctcccccctAATGAATTCATTTTAAATGTCGTTCTAGAAGTGCAAAGCGATACCAGCAAAGCAGTTGTTCATGGTGTGATCGCTGGTGTTCCGATCCCATTCCCCATCCCTATTGAAGACGGCTGCAAGTCTGGAATCAGCTGCCCCATCCAAAAACAGAAGAGCTATACCTATGTGAATCAGCTACCAGTAAAGACTGAGTACCCATCTGTAAGTATGCTGGTCTTGAGGCTTACTATATTATGGCCCAGTTAAACTGCAGATGTAAGTAGGCTGTAGGTCTTTAGACTTACTATAGGATGGCCCAGTTAAACTTCAGCTGTGAAAAAGGGAAATGCTCACTGCAGTTCTCTAAAAGCTACTTCCTCCATCTGATCTAAGATCAGATGGTCAATTAATTAtacagaagagaaagaaatagcATAGGTTACCGCTATCGTGCAAAAATCTAAATTGGGTCTGTCCTTTTTTGTCTTATTGTAGTTAAAGCTGGTTGTGGAATGGGAACTAAGAGATGACACCGGCAAGGACTTGTTCTGCATCAAATTCCCAGTTCAGATTGTGAGCTGAGAGCTGATCAAAGCACCTTGATGACTTCAAAAAGGGATCCTAACTGGGACAAGCAGATCATACCTAGTTTATGATGACCTGCAATGTCttcttttaaataattcaggtTTTACAGTTCTTTAGATTTTAATATAGAGCTTTATTGAATtgtttagacttttgatttgagGTTTAACCATTTACAATTAGCCAAATTCTCATTCAAATGATTACTGAAGTATTGCTGAATTCTGTCTATGATTTGCTAAATTAGGTGAGGATTTAACAGGTTTGGCTTGGATATAATTTCATCCATCATGCCAGAACTTTCTTTATCTACATTCCTGTGAAGCACCCTTTAATAATGGCTTTTACATTACTGGCTGCTATGTAGCCAGAAAATGCATTTAGCGTCTCtttttaaaaaacatttttaccaAAATACATACTACATTGATTAAAGACATTTCTACTtcaaataaatatttaataAACTGATTTACTTGTTCATGAACATAATGTTGTGGAATTTATCTATTTTAATgtctggggcagggagggattaTTGTCCAGAGCATCAATAAACAAATCAGTAAAAGAATCACTGCCCTTACAAGACAAGCTATAAGACATGGTTGACCCCTTGAAACAGTCATGAGGAAGCCTCTTTCAGGACTACACATCATCAGGAGATCATGCTAGCAGCTGCACATGCTGAACTAATGTACACCCTCGAAGAAACACTACTTTTGGATTGGTCAATGTAAGCACATGATGGTCCATGGTTTTAAAAGCTTACATTATTTACTTACACAAAAAGCTGTTTCTAAAAGTCAGTATTTCTTCCAGGCTTTGACTAGATTGCACATTTACAGGAAATCCGACGATGTTGTTGAAGTGCTTTGGTTGAACCGCAGAACTGGTTGTCTGGCCACGCTTAATCTAGTGCATGTCCAAGCAATATTTTGTGAATGACCCCCTTTGACTGAACTTTGGAAAAGCAATTCCTTCCTCAGCAGTTTTACATTGTTACAATGTTTTAATGCAAGAGAGGCAAAAGTTTACTAATCTACAAGGGATTGATCCATAAACACATTCCATGGAAGGCTTTAAGGTGCAGTAagactgtttttgttgttgcttttatTGGTATGAGCAAATGTCAGCAGCATAAACAGTACAAATAGGCAAGACGTACAGGGTAGTCTATAGTTTTCTGCATTCAACTTCACTCAACGTAATAGCGATTATACAAATGTCAGTTtttaataaaatacatttatgcAATTAAATTAAACTATAAAACAGATATGGTTTTGGTCCAACATCCTCAAGCGATTTGAATGGGATGCGCCCCTCAACCTGTTCACCTCAGACCCATCAGGGAAGGAGACTTTTATTCTGTGCTTTTTGATAAACAAAATAGTTTGATAAAGGATTTCTACTCATCCACTCATCCCCACTGCTCAGTAATTACTAAATGTACTGGGACATGTTACTCTGAAGTATTCAAACAAACCTCCAGACTACCATGTCTGGAATATGCCCTTACCTACCTTTACCATACAGCAACATCCAAAATCACTTCAATgtcaaaacaaatgtatttaataCAAAATGACTgtgaatgcatgcatgcatttatGTATAGGTTGTTAGAATAAATATTTATCTGTATTATATTAAGTCTGACCACATGGAACACTATGGTCAACAGTTAAGGCAGTTTATGACTTACGATATGGGtaggtgattgagagattgaaAAATAACCTTCTGAAAGTCTCTCATTATCTTTGGCCAGTGCAAAGACACATAGAACCTTGTAGGTGTTGCACATGTATgggtaaatatatattttttggagtgGATGGCATAGGACAGACTCACTACAGTAATATGTTTAAGGGAACACCTAAATCACATCAGGTATCAATGAACGAAATATATTAAAGATCAAAATCTTTACTGTACACCAACCGATTTAGGGCTGGAGTCAAACTCACACTGAAAATCAGTGACTCATAACGTGACTCAGTAGCCCTACAGCCCCCACGTGCCTGGGTGCTCCCCCGACAGTGACAGGGTATGATGGTGTTCTGGGGGGATCTCCTCCCAGACCTGGACCAGGGCATGATGGTAGATGGTGTTGTGGGGGAATGCCTTTGTGATTATCATGTGTTCCCTTCATGTTTTGGAGCAGTGTTCATGTACAAGTAAAGCAGGGTGGTTGACTAAGTAAGTCACTAAGTCAGAATACCAAAATAAATACACTTGTGTAATACTATGATAATATATatccctgcagccaatcagaatcgagtattcacccagaccatggtataatacTATGATAATGTAGTCAAGACATTCCCACTCATCTGAACAAAGGAGATGCGAGGATGAGCTAACTCAGCTTCAGAATGTTCCCTACAGCAAAACAATGTACAAACTCTCAAAGGGTGCAGGCACACATTCACAATATAGACAAAAGTATTGGGCCACCTACACATTACACCTAAAGGAGCTTTTATGACATCTCAGTTTAAATCCATAGGCATTAATATGCTTTGTGCACTGGGGCACAGTAATGCTGGATCAGAAAAAGGGGATTCCTCAAACTGTTCTCACAAAGTTGGAAGCATAGAATGTTCCTGTCTTGGTAAGCTGAGGCATTAACATCTCCCTTCAGTGGAACTAAGGGGCCAAAGCCAACCCCAGAAACCATACCATTATCCCTCCGCCAACTTTCAGTTGGCACAATGCAGTGAGGCATGTTCTCCTGGCAAACCCAGACTCGTCCATCGGACTGCCAGATAGAGAAGCGTGCTTCGTCACTCCACAGAACACGTTTCCACGGCTCCAGAGTTCGGTAGCGGCGTGCTTTACACCACTCCATCCGAGGCTTGGCACTGGGCTCGGTCCCGGAAGGCTTGCATGCAGGTTCTTGGCCATGGAAACCCACTCCTCGAAGATATCAGCGCACGTTTTTGCTGATGTTAATGTCAGGGGAGGTTTGGAACTCTGCAGTTGAGTCAGCAGAGGGTTGACAACTTTCACATGCCTCAGCACTCAGCGATCCTGCTCTGAAACTTTACATGGTCTGCCGATTTAGTTGCCGAGTTGCTGTGGTTCCTAAACGCTTCCACTTTGCAATACCACTTACAGTTGATCGTGGAATATCAAGGGAGGGAAGAAATTTCACGAACTGACTTGTTGCAACTGTGGCATCCTATTTCAGTACCACGCTCTAATTCAGTGAGCTCTTTAGAACGGCAACTTCTTTCACAAATGTTTGTAAAGGCAGACTGCATGGTTAGATGCTTGATTTTATACACCGGTGGCAATGGAACTGAAGGATACACCTGAATTCAATGATTAAGAGGggtgtcccaatacttttgTCCAAATAGTTTTAATACTTTAGTCCATATAGAACTTTTGTCTCTATGAAAGCAACTTTCTCCATAACCAAAGTCTTGTAAGTGTCCATTTTAACAACCTCGGCTTCAGAAGCTCCTTTCCCTCGACCTATTGTCCATTTTGCTTCAGTCTCTCCAGTCTCTGCAGCAGGGCGTTCCCGAAGGCGGCTCTGTATCCTGGGCTCAGGGTGTCCAGGAGGGAGTAAACTGTCTCATGGTACTGAGTGCTTAAGCTCTCATCCACTTGGTCAAAGGCATAGCCAACTACCTGTGAAAGTATAATAAAGAGTTCTGGTTAAGCTAAGTGAACTAATGTTGGAATTCACAGGGATTTcacaatgtatatatatatatatatatatatatatacacatacatactgtgtgtgtatataaaatGTGTACATATATAAAATGTCTGAAATGCCTCACCCTTAGGCCTGCTTCAGTGAGCTCCAGGCAAAAGCGAGTACCTTCTCTTATTTCAACGTTAATGTATGCCACATCCAAAGCACAGTCCAGACTCTGAGAGACGTACATCTCCGTCACTGCGAAGAGCACATCGCTGACCACGGCCTCCGCCTCCAGCCTCATGTCCTTGACGCCTCCAAGCTGAACACAGTCTTCGTCAAACGAGGAGATAAGAGAGTCCTCTGGTTCGCAGTCaatctccatctccctgccaGGCTACAGGAATGAGTAACAATAATGAAGTGATCAACATCAATAACTTTATGATCTATTTCCTAAGCTATGTGATGTTGGCAAAGTTGTGGTAAAATCAGGACAGTGTGTTGAACAAAGTGcaggtgtatatatatatatatatatactgtaaataCCTAGTATTGTTCAACCATCATTATTGGTTGTCTGTCTATTTGActtaaaaagaaaataattgcaTTGATAAGTAACTGAAAAAAAATATCAGGAACCTCAATGTTGTAAAACGCATTGTAAAACCGAAAGATACTAGATTCTGATACTACTGATTATTACCAGCCAGTTGCACTTCCTCAACAACAGTCCCTGCGGTGCGATGACGTTATGCATCTACGCAGCACAGATTACAGTAGCTACTAGAATTCGTGTAGAGGTAAAAAATCTTACGACAGATATCCATCATTTTACCATGTAGTATATATTAATACTGTATTTCAATTAAGTCATTTGCATTGGGCAACTTACTAAACCCGCTTTTAAGGAAAAAATCTATGAAATCTCCCTACCACAAAGCTAGCGTCTGAAGCTAACACGTAGCTAGTAGGTAGGCTAGCGAGTTAGCAAGCTATCCACCTGGCTAACGTTAGGATAACTGTTAAAACAACTAAGAAGCTATTTAACATATAGAATTTATGACTTTTTATTGCCTACAAacccattttttttaaatccacctTAGTTAAAAATGTTCAAGGGGGCCGATAAGTACGTCTGTTACTTACCTCCTTGTTCTGCAGAACTGTCGATATTCACTTCCTGGCTGCTCATGCACGCTGGGAAATATACAGATTTTTGTATAACGACGAACAACCACACATTATCCAGacatctgtttgtttgtcaaAGTTCATACAGTTTTAGTCATAACCAATACCACAACGTTTATATTCTATAGCTGCTATGTTTGCAGTATTTTTAATTTAGTGAGTATATAGTTGAAAGAAGCAAACAAGGGGAAAGTAGGAAAGCATGTGGAAACGCTTAGATGcgcaccgaacattttctgtctatTTGCGCAGAAATGGGTGTGGTTTAAGAAGTACGCCGACAGTACGCACAGCCGAACGTGGTGCGGACTCATGAGAGTGTTTGTAAACAATTTAAGGTGAGATGTTAAGTAATCATTAGTCTACGACCACAACAAATACGGTTATTGCATCATTTTTAAGACGTCGTCTTATCTTGTCACCTGAGCTGCATTCGGTAGAGAGGTAAACACATGTAATCGATTTGAGCCCCAAATTTATGTTATGAGATTTATtatagcctagctagctaacgcgTTAGCTAACACGCTAGCTAGTTAGAagtagtagctactgtagccaatGTTAGCACAACAAGCGATGATAAGGAGGGATTTAATAATCATGTTGTCATGGACAATCTTGTCATGTCCTGTTTGAACCTGAATCGAACACCCATCTTAGTAGTAGGTTCAAACCACTGATCGAAAAACAAAGTAGCAGGTAATGATGGTTAGATAATCAGTTAAAATTTGTATATATGTTCAGAAAGGTtcttagctaggctagctatcgACACCGGCTGTTGTCTTGATGACGAAATGAGTCGAGCGACTGCTGTCTAGCTAAACGATTACCTGTCTGATTACCCTTATGTTAGCTGGCAATATATCGTATTTACTGTTATCGTACGTGTGTGTAGCAAGTATAGCTGTCTGTATCTGTAAATAAAGAATTAATCACTCAGCAATGAGTGAGCTCAGCAAGCGATTGACTCATAATGATTTAACCAACTGCATTTTTCTTGGCGTTACACTCCACTTGAAAGGTGTCTGTAATTTGTTTCGTGTCTCTGTTCTACTTTGTAGGCACAGCAAACTGGAGTCGGTAAAACTTCTTCACATTGCACAAGAATTCAGTAGATCTGAATTACCTCTCCCTCTTGGATGTGAGGGATGTTGAAGCTCACTTTTTCCTGAACTTTTTTAATCGATAGGATGACAGAACCGATACCGTCTTAATTAATTAGCcactctatatatatataaaacatctGCACAGAATACATCATTCAATACATAGTGTCATCTTCAGCGAGTCAAGATGCCCTGGCCATTCTCGGAGTCCATAAAAAAGCGGGCATGCAGATATCTTCTGCACCGGTACTTGGGAAATTTCCTCCAGGAGAAGCTTAGTCTTGACCAGCTGAGTTTAGACCTTTATCAAGGCACTGGATCACTAGCACAAGTGCCATTGGACAAATGGGTGAGTTTCAATCTTTGTTGTGCAGCTTACAGTGCCACTGTTAAGTATTATCAGTCCTGGGTGCTGAAAATACACGGTCTTCCCTTTCAGTCACTGAATGAGATCCTGGAATCAGTGGATGCCCCTTTCGAAGTCATCGAGGGCTTCATCCAGACAATCTCTCTCACTGTTCCATGggccgccctgcttcaggagaaCTGTGCCCTGGAGGTCAAAGGCCTAGAGATGGTGTTCAGACCGCGGCCTCGTGTGGGTGAGGATTAGAGATAAGCCATCATTCGTCCTCATCAGAGATAACTGTGacagatttgtttgtttttaaagctagtcCTGTCCTGTAGCTAGAATTCTTTGTAGTATATTAATTTCCACTTTCTCAGCTTCAGGTATGGAGCCCATGTGCTGGTCCAGCTTCATGACAAGCAGCATGCAGCTAGCCAAGGACTGTCTGAGCCAGAGACTGACTGACGATCTGGGAGAGAGTTTCCAGCCACTTGAGGGCTTGGAAAAGTTTGCAGAAACAATTGAAACGGGTACATTATGTCATAAGATAAATCTTGATGACAGATGAACATGACTTTGTTAGTTCTTTGATTTGATACAGATCTATGAGCAGTttcttttctgtgtgttttcaagTTCTACGCAGAGTCAAAGTTACGTTTGTGGACACAGTTCTCAGAATTGAACACGTTCCAGAGAATTCGAAAACAGGAATTGCTATAGAGATCCGAATAAACAAGTAAGGGATACGGTATTTTTAAGTTAGTGTTTAGCAGTTACGTCAACGTCCCATGAACAACATCTTCTGCTGTCGTGTTCAGGATTGTTTATTGTGACGAGACTGACGAGGAGAGTCCCAGTGTCAACGTGCACCAGCCCACCACGTTTGCACATAAGAACCTGCAGATGGAGGGAGTCAAGATCTTCTGGGATGAATTCTCTGAAACGGCCAGAGCTGGTTTCAAATCTTCACCTACCCCAGCCGTGAGTTTCCATTGGCTTTCTGTGCACGGTGCAGGTAAGCCACGGAGAACAGGCATTCACTCCCACTGATCCCCCTCCTCTTGTTGTTCCCGCTCCCAGGAGACTGAGGCCAAGCTCTCCCCCAGCTGGAACCCCAGGATCATCTGTGAACCACATCCCCAGTTCACCGAGCCCATGTCCTCCGCTATGCCCTCTGAACCCATGCAGATTGGCAGTTTGACTGGCAAAATTGAGCTGTCTCTCACACTGAAACAGAACCAGACCATGCCTGGAGCAAAGGTTAGCATTACTGTAACTGTCTTgtgtatttattttcattttctaaAACCTTGTAGTTATTACCCAGACATGCTCAGATGCTATGTTTCCATGTTCCTTCTGTTTCAGCTGGATGTTGTTGGACAAATTGACACCGTTGTCATGCTGCTATCCCCAAGGCAAGTTCATCTCCTTCTGGACATGTTTGGAGTGTTCTCAAGTCCAGGTGGGTAGTCTTCTGACATCTGCATTCACTGAAGAACTCAATGTCCTAAAgaggaaacatgttttttttaatgactACCTGTTTGTGTTGCTCGTAAAGGCGGACAGGAGTGGACAAAAGACAGGAAGAGCCGTCCCATGCAGCAGGAAGATGAGTATCGTCTCCACATGGAGCTAAACCGATGCCTAAAAAAAGACTCCCCATTGACCGGAACAGAACCGGACTTCTTTGAAAGCCAGACCGCTAGAACTGTGTCTAGTCGAGGTGGGCATGAGCAAATCTTACATGCACTTATCTAACACGGTTATTGTTGAGACAGTTCTTAAGCATGTTGAGACATTGTGTGTTCTGGTTTCCTCCTTCCCTGATCCTGGGCGTTGAAGCAGAGGATGTGTTCTTCTCCATGGCCGACATGGAGATGTCCCACAGCCTGTCGTCGCTCCCCCCTCTGGGGGAACCCCCCACTGTGGATCTTGACCTGTCACTCAACAGCAACTACTCAGCCTCCCCAGGGGAGTCTCCTTCTGGGAACGTCACAGTGAGTCTGAGCTGCACTCACAGGAGCTGTCCTGGGTTTGGAAGCTCACATTCACGGTgctttctctgtttttctccagACTCTCTGGGATGAGTACCTGGACGTGCCCCGTCAGAGAGAGAAGCCCACTCAGGAGACTCCCTTCCTAACACACAAGCTGCTGAGACAGACCTGTAAGAATCCAGACCAGTGTTACTTAtgacgaacacagcagtgacAGTCACACCCTAAGTTCCCTGAGTTGTCTGTTTTCAAATCAACATTTCAAATCAGCTTTTATTTGTATAgctctttttacaagcaatgtcacagagggattcACATAAATccacagaactgcccctcagccaacctaaatccacaaggaagacaagggaaaaactcccaggaaaactcaCTGAGGAAGGTTTTCACATCAGAGCTTTGTTGTGTTTCAGCCcattcctccaaaacacacgGTGATGAGTCCAGGCCAGAGCTGGTGTTGAGGCTGTCTCTGGGTAGCCTGGCCGTGTCGGTCCTCCACATCGACCCCCTGCCTCCGCCCAACGCTGCCCCCAGCCCACTGGCCCCCATGGCTGCTGGCTTCTTCCGCTTGGTCGGCCCGGACCACCTCCCCCCTGCGTCGTTCATTCAGTCCCGGGCCGTGTTCGACATGGCCTGCCCCCACGACCACCTCAGGTTTGTGTCACTCATATTGACCTCTTAATCCCTCAGTCAGGGGCGTAGGTTAGTTTTCAAATGTGGATGggacagctttttttttttataactgaggatgcggacgttaaatataatttgtgtgtgtgtgtgggggggcagattTCTTGTTTTCAACGTGTATGGGACATGAAACCTCACCCCTAAGCACATCCTTTAGTGGAACCTAATGAACGACCGAAACATCTCTGCAGGTTTGTGGGCCAGGATCTGAAGGTGAGCTATGAGCACTGCCAGGGCTCCAGCCTGCGTACCTTCAGCACTGACGTCTCCCTGGGCCAGATGGAGCTGCTGGAGTGCCTGTTTCCCTCTGAGAACCTCAGCTCAGCCTCCCAGAGGAGGGCTCAGTACACTGAGGTGAGCCGCTCCTGAACCACAACACCACTCATGTCTGTACAGCTCTCGGGACCTCACACGCTTGCATGCACCTGACAAAATGCCTAGTCAAGGTGTGTCTCACTGGTTTGTCTTTTCACCTCAGCTGTTGACATTCGACACCACCAGCAGCGCTGACTCGTCACCTGCCACCTGCCTGCACCTGCTCTACAAACTGGCTGAGCGCAGGGGGCCTCAGGTAAACGATCATACAGCCAATTTCCCCGACAAGGGTCAAGCCCTAATCTGAGTAGAAAAATGTAATGAAGATAAAACACTAAAGTCTAGAACTGGCTTCAAGCCATGGActaagcctagtcctaaagtTAGAGAAACATTCAAggaagatctccattgaaaatggttttagtctaggactaggcttaattcATGTCTGGGAAACGAGGCCATGGTGTGTTTAAAAAAGCTGATGACACACGAGGCCGGGGACCTGCTTGTTTTCACGGGTCCTCTCCTGCCTGGCGCGTCCAGGGCGGCCAGGTGCGTCTGAGCAGCATGCCCAGGAAGGCAGAGATCCAGGTAGAGCTGGGACAGGTGCGCTCAGAGCTGGACATCAGCATCGTCGACCGCCTCAACTCCCTGCTGCAGCCGCAGAAACTGGTCACCACGGAGATGATGTCCTCACACATGTATACGTCCTACAACAAACACGTCAGCTTGGTAAagacctcatcctctctctctctgctctttatgccagaggaaaaaaaacaaacatactcTTGAATGCCTTTCTTTGCTTATCTCACAGCACAAAGCCTTTGCGGAGGTCTTCCTTGATGACAGCCGCACCCCAGCCAATTGCCACGTGTCACTAACGGTCAACGCTCCTGTCCTGAGCCTGGTGGTTCGATTCCCTATCCCGGACCTGCGGTCCGACCAGGAGAGAGGCCCGTGGTTCAAGAAG
The Osmerus mordax isolate fOsmMor3 chromosome 9, fOsmMor3.pri, whole genome shotgun sequence genome window above contains:
- the LOC136948890 gene encoding NPC intracellular cholesterol transporter 2-like, producing MDLRTTYILLFSLVALTGAVPVKYLDCGSAVGKVSMVDINPCPTQPCQLHKGQSYAVNVTFSSEVQSDTSKAVVHGVIAGVPIPFPIPIEDGCKSGISCPIQKQKSYTYVNQLPVKTEYPSLKLVVEWELRDDTGKDLFCIKFPVQIVS
- the gskip gene encoding GSK3-beta interaction protein, with the translated sequence MEIDCEPEDSLISSFDEDCVQLGGVKDMRLEAEAVVSDVLFAVTEMYVSQSLDCALDVAYINVEIREGTRFCLELTEAGLRVVGYAFDQVDESLSTQYHETVYSLLDTLSPGYRAAFGNALLQRLERLKQNGQ